The Fervidobacterium pennivorans DNA segment AGGAAAAATCTATCCTTGCATTCATATTCAAATCTTTCAAATGTTCGGAAATCGCTTTTATAATTTTTCTCGCAGCATCTTTTCTTTTTTCACTTATCTGAAGTGCTAAGTCACGCAGTTCGTTTTCCAATCGCTGACGTTCTTTTTCCGCGTTTTCTAAGATTTCAACTGTCTTTTCAATAATCCTTATTTCCTCGGACCACTTTTTCAAGTTTGTCAGCACATCTTCCGTTGTTGGACCATATTTCCTACGCAATTTCTTATAAACCCACAACCTGTTTTCAACTTCTTCAAGATTTATATCCTCTATCTTAGCCAATTCTTTGCCAATTCTATTGTTAAGCTCTGCTATCGATTCCATAGCATTGTCCAGTAAATCGTGATATTTATCCTCTATCAGTGAATAAACTCTCCTAATGGCGTATTCTATCTCTTCCAGTTGTTGGGAAGCAATGCTATAGTTTTGGACAAGCGTTTGCATGTTAAGTGCCCTTTTGTATTTTTCTTCGAGTTCTTGCTCTTCGTCTTCACTTAGATTCGCGTTCACTATTTCGTCAACTCTTTCCTTTAGTTCTTCAAGTTTTTTCGACTCTGTAGCTTTGTCCGTGGTAGCGATAATTCTAACAACCTGTTGGTATTCATCGTAAAGCTTTTGGTAGTTCTCAAGTATTTTTGAGTTTCCAGCTACTTCATCCAGTATCTCAAGGATAAAATCTCTGTCTAACAACTTCATATGTGAGTTTTGCTTATGGATAGTTATGAGACTTGAGAGGATGTTTTGGACTTGTTCACGGTTAACCAATCGACCGTCTATTTTGTAAAATAATCTCTTGTTTTTTCGCTCAACACTGAACACGTGTTGACCTTTTTTAATCCCAAGCTCATTGAAGTCTATACGAAGGTTCACAACCATATCTGCCGAGAAGGTCTCACTACGGATGTTCTGATAGTCCAAAAACGAACCAATCACGTCGAGAATTAAGCTTTTCCCAGTTCCTGTTTCGCCAGTTATTACGTTGAGGCCTTCTGAGAGATATATATCCACATTCTTTAAATAAACATATTCATTGATGTGTATTAATTCAATCAAGAGCGACTCACCTCAGCAAGATTCAGACGAATGTCCAAAGAGTTTTACTTGTGTTCATCTTTGTCTTTCAAATCTTCTTTGTCAAATGCATATGGTAACAACTCGCCAACAGTGGTTTCCAGTATCTCACCTTTCAGATTAGTCAGTATGACCTTAAAATCCCCGAATTCAGCCATGACCTGCCTACACGCTCCACATGGAGCAACCGGTTTTTCCGTATCCGCTATCACAACCAAAGTGTCAAATTCCCTTTCACCGTTTGCTACGGCAGAAAAAATTGCGGTTCTTTCCGCACAGTTTGTTAAACCATATGATGCATTCTCAACGTTCGCACCTATATAGACTTTCCCGCTCTTTGTAAGCAAAGCAGCACCAACATGAAATTGAGAATATGGAGCATAAGCGTTTTCCATAGCCTCTTTGGCTTTCTGGATAAGTTCTTCAGTCCTCATTGTCCTCGTCCTCCTTGTTCTCATCCTTAGCTGTATCTTTTTCTTGCTTGATACTTACCAAGACCTTTTCTATCTTATTTCTTGAAGCGGCAACAACTTTAAATGCGATTCTACCATCCTCGTAGGTTTCTCCTACCTTGGGAATGTGTTTAAACTTTTCAAGAAGATACCCTGCCAATGTGTCAAATTCCCCTTCCGGAAATTCTATCCTGAGTTCCCTCTCAATATCGTTGAGTGAAAGCGTAGCGTCAACCAAGTAGGAATTATCATCGATTTTCTTGATTCCGATATTTTCTCCTTCGTCGTATTCGTCCATTATCTCCCCAAAGATTTCTTCAAGTATGTCTTCCATAGTGACGATACCAGCTGTTCCACCGTATTCGTCCACAACAATAGCCATATGAACTTTCTTGGCCTTGAATTCTTTTAGCAATTCAGATACAGGCATAAACTCAGGCACAAAGAGAGGAGGTCTCATCAGTTCCTTGACTAGAACTTTGTCCACAACATCCATCCCTCTTTCAGCAATGAAACTGAGCACATCTTTTGCGTAACAAATTCCAACAATATTATCTATTGTTTCGCGATAAACGGGTATCCTTGAGTATTCTTCTTCCACAATGATTTCCATTGCCTCTCTCAATGTCTGAGTTTCCTCAATAGCTACTATATCTATCCTTGGAATCATTATCTCCTTGACCAACGTCTCGTCCATTTCGATTGTTCGCTCTATCATTAATCCCTCTTCGTGGGTGATGGACCCTTCCTCACGTCCCATCTCCAGATAAGAGGCTATATCATCAATTGTTATAAATGGTGTTTCTTGAACCACATTTCCACCCAAAAGTTTAACTATTGCATTGGCAATTGCAATAAACATAGTAATTACTGGCGACAACATCTTTGAGATAAAAATTATGATTTTAATACTTCTTTCGAATATTCTCTCGCTATTTTGTCTTGCCAAAATCTTTGGAGTAATCTCTCCGAATATGAGCAAAAGGAAGGTCATCACAAATGTGGAAAGTATCGCTGAAAGCGATTCTGATTTAATCACTTGCGAAAACATTACTGCAGCCAATGAAGAAGCCAAAATGTTCACTAAGTTGTTCGATACCAACAATGCGGTGAGTAGTTTGTTAAAAAAGTGCATCTCACTTTCTTCTTCTTGCTCTTCTTTACTTTTAGCAAGAAGTTTCAGCCTGTGACGGCTAACAGATGTCAGTGCTGTTTCTGATGCCGAGAAAAATCCCGATAGCATAATCAACAGAACTATGAAAAGCGTATACCATAAATAACTCAGTGGGTCTTCCACGAAAAGTTCACCTCCAATGATTTTTTAAAAAAGAGTGCACTGATTTATATTATACCATAAAGACAATCCAGGGTAACGTTGAAAACCTTAATAGTATGATATAATTAGACTGTGTGGTAAAATTAAATTGGGTACTATCATATATTCAACTAAAAGTATTCAACTAAAAGAGGTGGGGTATATCCAAAGTAACGGACCTGTTTTAGATTTTGAAACCCTCAAAGTTGCACTTCAAAAGTCAAAGATATTCTTACTTGTCTTCAATGCCCATGGAGAAATTTTAAAAGCCTCCGATAATGTTCCTGTTTGCCTAAAAACTGCATCAAGCGTTTTTCATATCTTTCCGGACTTTTCTAACATACTCAAAAGTGTTAACGAAAGTGGTTTTTCACAGGATATTATAACTTTACGCAAACCAAAAGCTGAAAAAATAAAACTTTTAACGTTTAAATCCGAAGAATATTATTGGACCTTAGGTGAAGTAATTACAGAACAGCTACTTATTGATGAGGTTATAACTCAAAAGTTAGAAACGTTAACAATGTACCTTGAGTTTGCTCCTGTTTTCTTCGTTGTTTTAAATGAGAAGGGAGAAATTGCATACGTTAACAATTGGACTCTTGAAAAAACAGGCTACAGTTTGGTAGAAGTTCTTGGAAAGAATTGGTTTGATATATTTATTCCAGAGGATATAAAGAGTATAGTTAAGCAAGTTTTTGACGATATCATGAATGGACGTGTTGAACTCCGTAAAACATTTGAAAACGATATCATAGCAAAAGATGGAAAGACAATTACGGTGCTTTGGGAAAATAAGCTACTCATCAAAGATGGTAAACCCTTCGGAACAATAAGTGTAGGAGTTGATGTCACAGAACAAAAAATCAGAAACTTCGAAGAGGATATACTACTTTCCGTTCTCAGCGCTACTTCAGAAACTAACTATCATGATGCCATAAGTAAATTGACAAAGACATTAGAAGAAGAGCGCAATATAAGAAGAGCGATTGGAAGAATCAAAACGCATGAGGAAACAAAATCTCTGGAGCTTCTGGATAAAATCGAAGCTAATGAGGCAGTCTCATACAAGAGCCTTAATTACGAACGTAGATTGGACGAAAAAATCATAAGCTTAGAAATCTCTTACCAGTCATTGCCCAAATATGCTACAGAAAGATGCTTAGAAAATATTGCAACGGTTATCCTGAACTTTATAGACCGTGTTTATTATATCCAGAAGCTGGAAGAAGCCTCCTTTAGGGATCCTTTGACCAAGCTTTTTAATCGAAGGTATTTTCTGATGATGTTACAAGCTGAAATTAGGCGAATAAAACGATACGGTGGCGACTCGTGTATCGTAATGATCGATTTAGATGGACTAAAACAAATCAACGACACACTAGGCCATGACAAAGGTGACCTTGCGATAACTACGTTAGCCCAGGTCGTGTTGGAAAATACACGAAATACTGACGTGTGTGTGAGATTTGGTGGCGATGAATTTGCAATCCTGCTTCCGAATACCCCTCTAGAATACGCCCGTTCGATTATCCAAAGAATAATTGACAAGCTTGATGCTCTTGATATGAAAGAATTTCGAATATCAATAAGTGCCGGTATTACCAAAATCTTGCCAAGCGATGACGCCGAAGGTATAAGTGTGCTTAAAAGAGCAGATGAATTACTTTATAAAGCGAAAAAGAGTGGTAAGCACACCATTTGTGTCGACATTCCTGAAACGCAGATTACTTGCGACAGATGAAACTTGTGTTTCAGCAAAAGCGCTCTCTAACCTCTTTGTACGCCTCAACAATGGTTTCTAAGTCGTATTTTCCTGGTGTAACACTAAGGTGTGAAGCATTTATTGCAGTTGATGCCCAAGAGTATATATCATCATCGGTGATTAAAGTATCGAGTCTTACGTTCAAAAGACGGTAAAATTCATACATCGAACCGTCGAACATATCGATGATAATGTTTGCTTTTTGACAACCATGTTTTTTTGCGATTTTCAACTCATAAGGCAAAAAAATTGCTGTAGCAAGTCCATGTTTTACACCTTTGTCCGTTGTTAGAGAATAACCCAGCGCATGTGCAATCGTCGTTCCTGTTTGAGCAATGACCATCCCTGCCAATGTCGATGCAAACATCATTCGTTCTCTGTAGAATTCATTAGTTAAATCACTCATCAACCTTGGAAGATATTCTTTGATTATCTTTACGCTCTCAATTGCAAGCATGTCGCTGAATGGTGTAGCTTTTGTTGACAAAAATCCTTCAATTGCATGAGATAGTGCATCAAGAGCTGTAGAGAGTGTCAATGATTCATTTAACGTAAGTGTGTATTTATAATCAATAAATGAAATTTTTGGAAAGACGCATTCGTGTGAAAAACCACGTTTTCTACCATTTACAGTCAACACAGAGTACTGAGTAACCTCACTACCAGTTCCTGCCGTGGTAGGAATACATATTATCGGTTTTGCACTTTGGTACTTACTTTTGTTATACAGATCTTCCGGTTTCAAGTGTTTGTTTTCAATAAGCACTGCCACAGCTTTTGCAGTGTCCATTGGGCTTCCGCCACCAAGTCCGATAACTATATCGACGTCTTCGAATCTTTCTGATATCTCCTCTACAACCTCCATAGGAGGATTTTCAGGAGTTTCATCGTATATATAAACATGCTTTCTCTCAAGCACGTCTAAAACGTCGTCAAGACTACCATTTTTTCTCGAACTTTTTCCAGTAATAATGAGAAATGTCTCACCGAGTGATTGGAAAAGTTCTCTATTCCTAAGAACAATATCTTTCCCGTACAGCACTTTTGTTGGCATGAAAAAACCCATTAGACTACCTCCCTTTCATCTCCATTTTTCAACTGTTTTCAATCTTCCAGAGGAATCACAAGAAAAAGCTGGTCCGAAAGGACCAGCAATTGAGTAAACTTTAAAACATATCGATTAGGCTGATATCATCACTGCCCCTGAACAGCAAACCAGAGGGCTATACCACCTAGTACTACACCAACAATACTCAGGATCAAAGATATGTTACCCATTTGATTTGTTTCAAGCGATGCCAACTTTGCCTTTAAGTTATCATTTTCGCTCTTTAGTTGTGCAAGTTCATCTTTCAAATTCTTAACATTCTGTGAACTCTGCAGTTTTAATGCTTCAACATCACTCTTAACTCCTTTAACTTCTGATTTAAGGCTTTCAACATCCTGTGAACTCTGTTTTAATGCTTCAACATCACTCGAAAGCGTTGAAATGTTGTTCTTAACTCCTGTAACTTCTGATTTAAGGCCTTCGACTTTGCTTTCAACTGTTGAAATTTGGCTTTTTACACTTTTTACATCAGAGTCAATTTGCTTTAAATTGATAATCTCAACTTTTAAGTCGTTCATTTCAACCTTCAGATTTGCAACTTCGTCTTGTAAAGAAGAGTCCATTTTTTTAAGTCCGACTATCTCATTGTTAAGAGCATCAACAGTGCTTTTAAATTTGCTAATATCAGACTTCATGCTATTTACGTCTGCAAGAATGCCTGACTGAAGTTTTGAGATTTCGGAAACAGACTGTTTGATAGAATCAATCTCTGAATTTTTCCTCTCTAAATTTGAAATTCTTGTTTCAATGGTTGATAGCGTTGTCAACTGTGAACGAATAGAGTTTACAGAATCCTGTAAATCTTTGACGTTCTTCTCAACTCCGGAAATTCTTGAGGCAAGAGTTGTGACACTCTCCGTAGTTGCAAGCGATGATACCCTTTGGTTTAAAGAAGTTACTGTCTGTTCAAGAGTGGTCAACCTCTTCTTTAGGTTTTCTACATCGCTTCTCACATCATCAATGTTTTTCGACAACTCGTTAAGATTCTGTCCCGTAGGCGTTGTTGAAACTAAACCTCTCATCTCAGTTACTTTAACTGTTAAAGCATCATACATTGCTTTGAGATCATCTAAATCCCTTTTTAGGTAATTTAACTGCTTAGAAGAATCCTGTACATTCAATGACAAAGAATTAACCTGAGCAAGCAAATTATCGATTCGTGTGTTGATATTTTTATCAGCTGTTGCAAGTTCAAGTATTTTATTTGAAATGTCCTTAAGTTGTGCATCGATGTTCGCTGGAAGTGTAACTTGTTGCGATTGCTGAGGTGATGTTGTTGATGTAGGTATCTTCCTTTCAACAGCGGAAATTCTATCGTTTAATATATTCAACATTCTATAGAGTGCAACAGCAAGTTGATACCTAGTTAAAGGTTGATTCCCTTGGAAAGTTCCATCCGGCATACCGCTTAGTATACCGAGCTTAGTTAATTGTTCAACGGCTTCGTAAGCCCAATGGTTTGCCGGTACATCCTTAAACGTTGCTGCGTAAAGGCTACTGAATAATGCAATAGCAATAAAACAAACTAAAAACGCTCTTTTCATGTTTAAATACCCTCCTTTTTTATTTTAGTTTTCTACGCTCTCTGATACCATTATATAACAGCTTCTGCCTTAGACAAGTTCCACAAGTTTTTCCGGAATCTTATCAGCGGGAAGTACGTAATCGGCGTAACCTTCTTCTATAACTGACTTGGGCATACCAAAAACTACGCAGGTTTCTTGGCTCTCGGCTATGACAACACCTTTGAAAAATTTAACTTTAAAGGCTCCCTTTGTACCATCCTTTCCCATTCCGGTAAGAATAACAGCTATAGTATTTTCTTTGTAGATTTCTGCAACTTTATCGAGAGTGTAATCAACGGCAGGTCTTACGTTGTTAATTTTCTCTGTGTTTTTATCAAGATAGATAATTCCTTTTTTGTCCTGATATTTGATACCCATATGATAATCTCCTGGAGCTACGTAAACCCAGCCAGGTTTAAGAACGTCACCTTCTTCTGCTTCTTTGACAGACAGGTTGGAAATTCTATCTAATCTCTGCGCTAGGGACTTCGTAAATCCTGGAGGCATATGCTGAACCAGCAAAATAGGCGCAGGAAAATCCTTCGGAAGAGGCGGGATTACGAGATCCAAAGACCTTGGTCCCCCTGTTGAAGAACCTATAACAACTACTTTTCCTGATACTATAGATTTCACACGAAGATTAGCCAATGGCTTTCTCTTCATAAGGATTTGCGAAATATTTATTTTCATAGCATCCCGAATTTTTTGTACAAGTTCCGGACCCATTTTTCTGAAATCCATGGATACGCTACCGGAAGGCTTGGTTACGAAATCAACAGCACCTAGTTCAAGTGCTAAGAGTGTTATTTCTGCACCTTCTTCTGTCAAGCTACTTACCATTATAATCCGCGTAGGTGCTCTCTTCATTATCTCCTTTAGTGCCTCGATACCATTCAACTTTGGCATTTCAACGTCCATCGTAATTACATCTGGTTTGAGCTTTATCGCAAGTTCAACTGCCTCCATTCCATCCCTTGCCACACCAACAACTTGCATATCGATTTCTTTGTCGATTATATCCTTTAGAATCATTCTCATAAAAGGTGAATCATCAACAATCATTACTTTTATTTTTTCTTTTTCCAACTTCTCACCACCTTGATACTGAGTAATGGGAACGTAACTGTTGATATTATAGCAAAAATCTTTGCAATTTCCAAACTCCAATCAAATAAAATGCCTCCAAAGACCATTATTCCCACTGTTACGGAGAAAAGTGTTGCCCACAACACAACACCCGCACTAACATCTTTAACTATTTTTATTACAGGGTGGTACTCCTTACTATACAAATTCATCAGATGTTCGATAATAGTATTTACAAGCTCTGACCAGATGACAAAAAAAACAGCGAATATAATCCATAATGTGTCTTCCCTTTTCACTGGGAGGAAAAACGTCGCAGCAATGACCAATAACCCTATTGCAAAATGTATCCTTAAGTTTCTCTCTGATATTATTGATTCAACAATACCCTCTATTGCATGTTCGAAAGATTCTTTCAGATTATTCGAACCCAATTGTTCTTTTTCTTTTTCTTTCAATGCGTGGTTTGTATATTTTGTCTGTAAGCGACGCTCCAAATTTGATCGCCTCCACGTTTAGTTCGTAATATTTCGGGTTAACCTCCTCTTTTACTCCTTCAAACAATGTATCAAAATCAACTAAAGCCGTGCTTTTCACCAAAGCTCCTAGCAATATCATGTTTGAAACCATTACGTTGCCAAATTTTTCAATCGCTAATTTGCTTGCTGGAATATCAATTATTCTTTTTGTGACCCTTTTGAATTCATTCGGAATGTCCTTTATATAAGTGCTATCATAAACAATTATACCATTAGTTGCAACAAATTTAGCCTGGTTAACCATGGACGGATGCATTATTATCAAAGAGTCAAATACTACAGCCTTTGGATAAAGTATTGGCTCGTTTGATACCAGAACATCGCAGTAACTCGGTCCACCACGAACTTGTTCACTGTAATTCTGTGTCTGAACGACATACTTCTCCGCCAAGACAAATGCTCTTGATAAAACATAACCAGCAAGTAAGTTACCTTGTCCACCAATCCCGGCAATCCTTATAGAAAAAGGCCTGGTCATTGTCATTCCCCCTTGTTTTGATTAGCGTAAGTAAGTCTATATCTTGTATAGAAATCAGGCTTAGATTCGTCATTTCTAAAGACTCCAATAACAATTTTGTCTTTTAGCTCTTCTTCAGACATTTGGTCAGCTTTCTCTTTCATGACAGTATTATTCTTGAAGAAATCCATCATCTGCCAAGGCTCTCTTAATCCATTGTATCTTCCGTAATACGTATGACAATTCGTGAGAACCTCCACAACAGAGATACCCTTGTGAAGGAGCGCTTCTTTTATGTATTTTACACTGAGCTGATAATGATATACAGTTGACCTTGCAACATACGTAGCACCAGCAGAAAGAGCAAGTTTTACA contains these protein-coding regions:
- a CDS encoding AAA family ATPase produces the protein MIELIHINEYVYLKNVDIYLSEGLNVITGETGTGKSLILDVIGSFLDYQNIRSETFSADMVVNLRIDFNELGIKKGQHVFSVERKNKRLFYKIDGRLVNREQVQNILSSLITIHKQNSHMKLLDRDFILEILDEVAGNSKILENYQKLYDEYQQVVRIIATTDKATESKKLEELKERVDEIVNANLSEDEEQELEEKYKRALNMQTLVQNYSIASQQLEEIEYAIRRVYSLIEDKYHDLLDNAMESIAELNNRIGKELAKIEDINLEEVENRLWVYKKLRRKYGPTTEDVLTNLKKWSEEIRIIEKTVEILENAEKERQRLENELRDLALQISEKRKDAARKIIKAISEHLKDLNMNARIDFSFYEKTMLRNGIDEVELVGSTLSDGPLYPLRKIASGGELSRLMLALELSMASTDVLVYDEIDAGIGGVTAVKLAQKLSELSKKHQVIVVTHLPQIALKASKHLSLRRMGDTGQVVELDEKGRMEEIERMLGGKEVIEIIGDLSNAKEK
- a CDS encoding cytidine deaminase encodes the protein MRTEELIQKAKEAMENAYAPYSQFHVGAALLTKSGKVYIGANVENASYGLTNCAERTAIFSAVANGEREFDTLVVIADTEKPVAPCGACRQVMAEFGDFKVILTNLKGEILETTVGELLPYAFDKEDLKDKDEHK
- a CDS encoding hemolysin family protein: MEDPLSYLWYTLFIVLLIMLSGFFSASETALTSVSRHRLKLLAKSKEEQEEESEMHFFNKLLTALLVSNNLVNILASSLAAVMFSQVIKSESLSAILSTFVMTFLLLIFGEITPKILARQNSERIFERSIKIIIFISKMLSPVITMFIAIANAIVKLLGGNVVQETPFITIDDIASYLEMGREEGSITHEEGLMIERTIEMDETLVKEIMIPRIDIVAIEETQTLREAMEIIVEEEYSRIPVYRETIDNIVGICYAKDVLSFIAERGMDVVDKVLVKELMRPPLFVPEFMPVSELLKEFKAKKVHMAIVVDEYGGTAGIVTMEDILEEIFGEIMDEYDEGENIGIKKIDDNSYLVDATLSLNDIERELRIEFPEGEFDTLAGYLLEKFKHIPKVGETYEDGRIAFKVVAASRNKIEKVLVSIKQEKDTAKDENKEDEDNED
- a CDS encoding sensor domain-containing diguanylate cyclase, producing MGTIIYSTKSIQLKEVGYIQSNGPVLDFETLKVALQKSKIFLLVFNAHGEILKASDNVPVCLKTASSVFHIFPDFSNILKSVNESGFSQDIITLRKPKAEKIKLLTFKSEEYYWTLGEVITEQLLIDEVITQKLETLTMYLEFAPVFFVVLNEKGEIAYVNNWTLEKTGYSLVEVLGKNWFDIFIPEDIKSIVKQVFDDIMNGRVELRKTFENDIIAKDGKTITVLWENKLLIKDGKPFGTISVGVDVTEQKIRNFEEDILLSVLSATSETNYHDAISKLTKTLEEERNIRRAIGRIKTHEETKSLELLDKIEANEAVSYKSLNYERRLDEKIISLEISYQSLPKYATERCLENIATVILNFIDRVYYIQKLEEASFRDPLTKLFNRRYFLMMLQAEIRRIKRYGGDSCIVMIDLDGLKQINDTLGHDKGDLAITTLAQVVLENTRNTDVCVRFGGDEFAILLPNTPLEYARSIIQRIIDKLDALDMKEFRISISAGITKILPSDDAEGISVLKRADELLYKAKKSGKHTICVDIPETQITCDR
- a CDS encoding iron-containing alcohol dehydrogenase family protein, coding for MGFFMPTKVLYGKDIVLRNRELFQSLGETFLIITGKSSRKNGSLDDVLDVLERKHVYIYDETPENPPMEVVEEISERFEDVDIVIGLGGGSPMDTAKAVAVLIENKHLKPEDLYNKSKYQSAKPIICIPTTAGTGSEVTQYSVLTVNGRKRGFSHECVFPKISFIDYKYTLTLNESLTLSTALDALSHAIEGFLSTKATPFSDMLAIESVKIIKEYLPRLMSDLTNEFYRERMMFASTLAGMVIAQTGTTIAHALGYSLTTDKGVKHGLATAIFLPYELKIAKKHGCQKANIIIDMFDGSMYEFYRLLNVRLDTLITDDDIYSWASTAINASHLSVTPGKYDLETIVEAYKEVRERFC
- a CDS encoding S-layer homology domain-containing protein; protein product: MKRAFLVCFIAIALFSSLYAATFKDVPANHWAYEAVEQLTKLGILSGMPDGTFQGNQPLTRYQLAVALYRMLNILNDRISAVERKIPTSTTSPQQSQQVTLPANIDAQLKDISNKILELATADKNINTRIDNLLAQVNSLSLNVQDSSKQLNYLKRDLDDLKAMYDALTVKVTEMRGLVSTTPTGQNLNELSKNIDDVRSDVENLKKRLTTLEQTVTSLNQRVSSLATTESVTTLASRISGVEKNVKDLQDSVNSIRSQLTTLSTIETRISNLERKNSEIDSIKQSVSEISKLQSGILADVNSMKSDISKFKSTVDALNNEIVGLKKMDSSLQDEVANLKVEMNDLKVEIINLKQIDSDVKSVKSQISTVESKVEGLKSEVTGVKNNISTLSSDVEALKQSSQDVESLKSEVKGVKSDVEALKLQSSQNVKNLKDELAQLKSENDNLKAKLASLETNQMGNISLILSIVGVVLGGIALWFAVQGQ
- a CDS encoding protein-glutamate methylesterase/protein-glutamine glutaminase, whose protein sequence is MIVDDSPFMRMILKDIIDKEIDMQVVGVARDGMEAVELAIKLKPDVITMDVEMPKLNGIEALKEIMKRAPTRIIMVSSLTEEGAEITLLALELGAVDFVTKPSGSVSMDFRKMGPELVQKIRDAMKINISQILMKRKPLANLRVKSIVSGKVVVIGSSTGGPRSLDLVIPPLPKDFPAPILLVQHMPPGFTKSLAQRLDRISNLSVKEAEEGDVLKPGWVYVAPGDYHMGIKYQDKKGIIYLDKNTEKINNVRPAVDYTLDKVAEIYKENTIAVILTGMGKDGTKGAFKVKFFKGVVIAESQETCVVFGMPKSVIEEGYADYVLPADKIPEKLVELV
- a CDS encoding diacylglycerol kinase family protein produces the protein MERRLQTKYTNHALKEKEKEQLGSNNLKESFEHAIEGIVESIISERNLRIHFAIGLLVIAATFFLPVKREDTLWIIFAVFFVIWSELVNTIIEHLMNLYSKEYHPVIKIVKDVSAGVVLWATLFSVTVGIMVFGGILFDWSLEIAKIFAIISTVTFPLLSIKVVRSWKKKK
- a CDS encoding 2-oxoacid:acceptor oxidoreductase family protein, with translation MTRPFSIRIAGIGGQGNLLAGYVLSRAFVLAEKYVVQTQNYSEQVRGGPSYCDVLVSNEPILYPKAVVFDSLIIMHPSMVNQAKFVATNGIIVYDSTYIKDIPNEFKRVTKRIIDIPASKLAIEKFGNVMVSNMILLGALVKSTALVDFDTLFEGVKEEVNPKYYELNVEAIKFGASLTDKIYKPRIERKRKRTIGFE